One window of Botrimarina mediterranea genomic DNA carries:
- a CDS encoding adenylosuccinate synthase, with protein MPGVCVIGLQWGDEAKGKLVDLLTPRHDFVVRYQGGANAGHTVVVGGEVYKLSLLPSGVITEGVTSVITGGVVINPAKAIEELDELASRDVRGLEKNLKISDRAHVIMPWHFAEDRALDSNTSDGENIGTTQRGIGPCYRDKVGRSHAVRMGDLYRDDFRATVEKIVAAKTPVIAAMSGGVDPKLDATAIADQYLAFAERLRPHVCDTTEMLLTAAEAGKRILFEGAQGSLLDVDHGTYPFVTSSNSSGVGIPNGSGLPARYINHTLGVVKAYSTRVGGGPFPTEQDNADGQKLRDQGNEYGTVTKRPRRCGWLDTVALRYTARLGGVDAIAVMLLDVLSGFDEIKICNAYELDGKKTNVFPSHVDDLRRVKAVYESLPGWSEDLTGVRSMDDLPANAIGYINRVSELVGRPVSIVSVGPGREQTIFTAKPELLALGF; from the coding sequence GTGCCTGGCGTTTGCGTTATCGGTCTGCAGTGGGGGGACGAGGCCAAGGGGAAACTGGTGGACCTGCTCACCCCGCGGCACGACTTCGTCGTACGCTACCAAGGGGGCGCCAACGCCGGCCACACCGTCGTGGTGGGCGGCGAGGTCTATAAGCTGTCGCTCCTCCCCAGTGGCGTGATCACCGAAGGCGTGACGAGCGTCATCACCGGCGGCGTCGTCATTAATCCCGCCAAGGCGATTGAAGAGCTCGACGAGCTCGCCAGCCGCGATGTGCGTGGCCTCGAAAAGAACCTCAAGATCAGCGACCGCGCGCACGTCATCATGCCGTGGCACTTCGCCGAGGACCGCGCGCTCGACTCCAACACGTCCGACGGCGAGAACATCGGCACCACGCAGCGCGGCATCGGCCCCTGCTATCGAGACAAGGTCGGCCGCTCGCACGCCGTGCGGATGGGCGACCTCTATCGCGACGACTTTCGCGCGACGGTCGAGAAGATCGTCGCCGCGAAGACGCCGGTGATCGCCGCTATGTCGGGCGGCGTCGATCCTAAGCTGGACGCCACCGCGATTGCGGACCAGTACCTCGCCTTCGCCGAGCGTCTGCGGCCACATGTTTGCGACACGACCGAGATGCTGCTCACCGCCGCCGAAGCGGGTAAGCGGATCCTCTTCGAGGGCGCGCAGGGCTCGCTGCTCGACGTGGACCACGGCACCTACCCGTTCGTCACCAGCAGCAACTCGAGCGGCGTCGGCATCCCCAACGGCTCGGGTCTTCCGGCGCGGTACATCAACCACACGCTCGGCGTCGTGAAGGCGTACTCAACGCGTGTCGGCGGCGGGCCGTTCCCCACTGAGCAAGACAACGCCGACGGCCAAAAGCTCCGCGACCAAGGCAACGAGTATGGCACGGTCACCAAGCGCCCGCGGCGCTGCGGCTGGCTCGACACGGTGGCGCTGCGATACACGGCTCGCTTGGGCGGCGTCGATGCGATCGCCGTGATGCTGCTCGATGTACTGAGCGGTTTCGACGAAATCAAAATCTGCAACGCCTACGAACTCGACGGCAAGAAGACCAACGTCTTCCCGAGCCACGTCGATGACCTCCGCCGTGTGAAGGCGGTTTACGAGTCGCTTCCCGGCTGGAGCGAGGACCTCACCGGCGTGCGGTCGATGGACGATCTGCCGGCGAACGCAATCGGCTATATCAACCGCGTCAGCGAGCTGGTCGGCCGGCCTGTTTCGATCGTCTCGGTCGGTCCCGGTCGCGAGCAGACAATCTTTACGGCGAAGCCGGAGCTGTTGGCGCTGGGCTTCTGA